The sequence TACGGAAGAATGGACCAATCTGATCCAAAAGGATCTGAAAGGCGCGGACTTTGAAAAAAAACTGGTCTGGGAAACCCAGGAAGGATTCAAGATCCGACCCTTTTATAGAAAAGAGGATTTGAAAGGAAAGGAATGGCTCCTTTCCAATTTACCGGGAAAATTCCCTTATGTTCGTTCCACTCGCAAGCTTACAAACGAATGGAGCATTCGCCAAGATATTGACTCCCCCGATCTAAAGACTGCAAAGACATTGGCACTCGAAGCGGTGCATAACGGTGTTTCCGCGCTGGGTTTTGTGATCTCGAATTCCACTTCCGGCAAGAAAGGCATCCCGGTCGAAGGCCCGAAAGATCTGGAGTTCCTTCTTCAGGATCTTCCATTAAAGGAGATCACCGTCCATTTCGTTGCAGAAGAAAGATCTCCCGAGATCTATTCCTGGCTTCCTAAGAACCAAGAGCTTGTAGGAGGACTGGGCTATGATCCGTACAGGATCCTGGCAAGGCAGGGTCATTCTGCCGGACATGGTCCGGAAACCTTACAGCCGATCCTTTCCGAACTCGCAGGAAAATGGAAACATTTCCGCGCACTTAGCATTCACTCTTCTTCGTTTAGGGACAGCGGTTCCACGATCGTGCAAGAGCTTGCCTATACGTTGGCTCTTGGCTCCGAGTATTTGTTCAGATTAGGGGAATTAGGGGTCAGTCCTGAGGTGGCAAACTCGCAGGCGATCTTCCAGTTCACAATTGGTCCGGATTATTTCTTAGAGATCGCTAAGTTCAGAGCGGCAAGAACTCTTTGGGCTGAAATCTTCTCTTCTTATTCTTCGGACAAGGGAGAGGCAAGTCTTCCGTTTATCACTGCGGAGACTGCAAGATTCAACTATGGGATCTACGATCTTCATAATAATATTTTGAGAGGGACGACGGAGGCGATTTCCGCAGCCATCGGAGGCGCAGAAGTCATCAATGTATATCCGTTCGATCATCTCTTGCAACCTGCAGACTCCTTCTCTCTTAGGATCGCCAGAAATGTCCAGCTTCTCATGAAGCATGAGTCCTATCTGGACAAGGTTACCGATCCTTCTTCTGGTTCTTATTATATTGAGTCGATCACGGACGCAATCACCGAACAAGCATGGAAATTATTCTCCGAAGTGGAGAAGGACGGGGGCTTCTTGGAATGCCTGAAATCCGGTAAGATCCAATCTTCTATCCTTGCTTCCAGAAAGAAAAAGGAAGAAAACTATTCCACTCGTAAAGAGTTCTTCTTGGGGACCAACCAGTACCCGAATGCAAAAGATCGGATCAAGAACAAGGATCTGAATAAGAATCTGAAATC is a genomic window of Leptospira langatensis containing:
- a CDS encoding methylmalonyl-CoA mutase family protein — its product is MTSKKLFSEFPPISTEEWTNLIQKDLKGADFEKKLVWETQEGFKIRPFYRKEDLKGKEWLLSNLPGKFPYVRSTRKLTNEWSIRQDIDSPDLKTAKTLALEAVHNGVSALGFVISNSTSGKKGIPVEGPKDLEFLLQDLPLKEITVHFVAEERSPEIYSWLPKNQELVGGLGYDPYRILARQGHSAGHGPETLQPILSELAGKWKHFRALSIHSSSFRDSGSTIVQELAYTLALGSEYLFRLGELGVSPEVANSQAIFQFTIGPDYFLEIAKFRAARTLWAEIFSSYSSDKGEASLPFITAETARFNYGIYDLHNNILRGTTEAISAAIGGAEVINVYPFDHLLQPADSFSLRIARNVQLLMKHESYLDKVTDPSSGSYYIESITDAITEQAWKLFSEVEKDGGFLECLKSGKIQSSILASRKKKEENYSTRKEFFLGTNQYPNAKDRIKNKDLNKNLKSSPLPKVEGEIVCEPLPDFFAGDALEGIRMATEDWENENQTTVKALLLPLGDLKMKKARAIFSLNFLGCAGLSVIDPGSYETAQEAISGISNENPNVIVFCSSDEEVLSYVKEILPQVKQKSKALIYVAGYPKDQVPELESLGVNGFLHVRSNLLETLSDLQKRLGIK